A DNA window from Mucilaginibacter xinganensis contains the following coding sequences:
- a CDS encoding phenylacetate--CoA ligase family protein → MAIFEERNQQQAPEITLMQEQKLQELLAYVNRHSPFYRELFLKHSINIDDIKTLDDLSLIPTTAKDDLQQRNDDFLCVPRNKVIEYTSTSGTLGRPVTIALTENDLDRLAYNEYNSFLCADGSAEDTYQLMLTLDRQFMAGIAYYLGIRRIGAGIIRLGPGVPSLQWETIQRLKPTAIVAVPSFILKLIQYAKDTGIDISSTSVKKAICIGENIRNTDFSLNILGKKITENWDIQLYSTYASTEMQTAFTECGEGKGGHYQPELVIVELLDGNDQQVEPGTPGEVTITTLGVEGMPLLRYKTGDMCMYFDEPCACGRTSLRLSPIMGRKKQMIKFKGTTLYPPALFDLLNEREEILDFVIEVSTNDIGMDQVSLYVVPTELTEECDHRIRAYLQARLRVSPHIKYITTEEILKMQFSEASRKAIKFIDKRA, encoded by the coding sequence ATGGCAATTTTTGAGGAACGAAACCAGCAACAGGCACCGGAAATAACATTAATGCAGGAACAAAAGCTGCAGGAACTGCTGGCATATGTTAACCGCCATTCCCCATTTTATAGGGAGCTCTTTTTAAAGCATAGTATTAATATTGACGACATAAAAACGTTGGATGACCTGTCATTAATTCCAACCACCGCTAAGGATGACCTTCAGCAACGGAATGATGATTTTTTGTGTGTTCCGCGAAATAAAGTGATCGAATATACCTCTACCTCCGGTACCCTGGGACGGCCAGTAACCATAGCGCTTACTGAAAACGACCTTGACCGTTTGGCTTACAATGAATACAATTCCTTTTTGTGTGCCGACGGTTCTGCTGAAGACACTTACCAACTGATGCTTACCCTCGACAGACAATTTATGGCCGGGATTGCCTATTATCTCGGCATCCGCAGAATAGGTGCCGGAATTATCCGTCTGGGCCCCGGAGTCCCCTCATTGCAGTGGGAGACCATTCAGCGGTTAAAACCAACTGCTATTGTTGCTGTTCCTTCATTTATTCTGAAGCTCATTCAGTACGCAAAAGATACAGGGATTGATATCAGCAGCACATCGGTTAAAAAAGCCATCTGCATTGGCGAGAACATCCGGAATACTGATTTCTCATTAAACATCCTTGGAAAAAAAATAACGGAAAACTGGGATATCCAGTTATATTCTACTTACGCATCCACCGAAATGCAAACTGCGTTTACAGAATGCGGCGAAGGTAAAGGCGGCCATTATCAACCTGAACTTGTTATTGTGGAGCTTTTAGACGGAAATGACCAACAAGTGGAACCAGGAACCCCCGGAGAAGTAACCATTACTACTTTAGGCGTTGAGGGAATGCCCCTGCTGCGTTATAAAACCGGGGACATGTGCATGTATTTTGACGAGCCATGCGCCTGCGGCCGCACCAGCTTGCGTCTTTCGCCTATAATGGGGCGTAAAAAACAAATGATAAAATTTAAGGGCACAACACTTTATCCGCCGGCACTGTTCGACCTGCTGAACGAGCGTGAAGAGATCCTTGATTTTGTAATAGAGGTTTCTACAAACGACATCGGGATGGACCAGGTATCACTTTATGTAGTCCCCACCGAACTGACCGAAGAGTGTGATCACCGCATTCGGGCATATTTACAGGCCCGACTGCGTGTTAGTCCGCACATTAAGTATATTACGACCGAAGAGATCCTGAAAATGCAATTCAGCGAAGCCAGCCGGAAAGCTATTAAATTTATAGACAAAAGAGCTTAA
- a CDS encoding SdiA-regulated domain-containing protein: MPKPIISLILSVTCLFFVSCVGQQEARSPKGYDFSNPVKYDMPDDLTEISGIAFNKGNPDTLFVEQDEDGKLFYFKPGSKDVPAIKFGKSGDYEDLAIISNQVVMLRSDGVLFTFPLDVKNAKPAVKELDSLLPKGEYEGLFADDASQLIYALCKRCAMEKSSKTNTIFSFKLSADGALQSDGKFIIDVKKIEELTGTKKITFHPSALSKNRQTGEWYILSSVNKLLVVADPNWVVKAVYTLNPRTFHQPEGMTFDNSNNLYISNEGDKVQPGNVLKFELTK; the protein is encoded by the coding sequence ATGCCAAAGCCGATAATCTCTCTTATACTATCAGTTACCTGCTTGTTTTTCGTTAGCTGTGTAGGGCAGCAAGAGGCCAGGAGTCCTAAAGGTTACGACTTCAGCAACCCTGTGAAATACGATATGCCAGACGATCTGACAGAGATATCAGGAATAGCATTTAATAAAGGAAACCCCGACACCTTATTTGTAGAACAGGACGAGGACGGCAAGTTATTTTACTTTAAACCCGGCAGCAAAGATGTGCCGGCCATAAAATTTGGAAAGAGCGGTGACTATGAAGATTTAGCTATTATCAGCAACCAGGTTGTAATGCTGCGCAGCGATGGCGTGCTCTTTACTTTCCCTTTGGATGTAAAAAATGCAAAGCCTGCCGTTAAAGAATTGGATAGCTTACTACCAAAGGGCGAATATGAGGGGCTATTCGCGGATGATGCAAGCCAGTTGATTTATGCGCTATGCAAACGTTGTGCAATGGAGAAAAGCAGCAAGACCAACACCATATTCAGTTTTAAATTATCAGCAGATGGGGCTTTACAAAGCGACGGCAAATTCATCATAGACGTTAAGAAGATTGAAGAACTTACCGGAACAAAGAAAATAACCTTTCACCCTTCAGCCCTGAGCAAAAACCGGCAAACCGGCGAGTGGTATATTCTTTCATCGGTAAATAAACTATTGGTTGTAGCCGACCCTAACTGGGTTGTTAAAGCTGTTTATACGTTAAACCCACGCACGTTTCATCAGCCCGAGGGAATGACGTTCGATAATTCAAACAACCTTTATATCTCCAACGAAGGAGATAAAGTTCAACCTGGCAATGTGCTAAAATTTGAATTAACAAAGTGA
- a CDS encoding SRPBCC family protein, translating into MIDNKFTSFKIVGDFNTDVRSLYEAWATTAGIEKWFLRKANFYTVPRRTREPEEFIMTEDTYEWYWHGYDDTAVEKGSVLEANGTDSLKFTFSGGSIVSIYIYSRNGVSIVELTQTNIPEEADLSKNLYVQCQIGWTFYLANLKSVIEGGIDLRNKRLELGSSFK; encoded by the coding sequence ATGATAGATAATAAGTTTACCAGCTTTAAAATAGTTGGTGATTTTAATACCGATGTAAGAAGTCTTTATGAAGCCTGGGCCACCACAGCGGGAATTGAAAAATGGTTTTTACGGAAGGCTAATTTTTATACTGTTCCACGCCGCACCAGGGAGCCGGAGGAGTTTATTATGACGGAGGATACTTACGAATGGTATTGGCACGGCTATGACGACACTGCTGTTGAAAAGGGGAGTGTGCTTGAAGCCAACGGCACGGATTCATTAAAGTTTACCTTTTCGGGCGGCAGTATCGTTTCTATTTATATTTACAGCCGCAACGGGGTATCCATAGTTGAACTTACCCAAACAAACATCCCGGAAGAAGCTGATCTTTCAAAAAACCTGTATGTGCAATGCCAGATAGGGTGGACGTTTTACCTTGCCAACCTTAAATCGGTGATTGAAGGAGGTATTGACCTGAGGAACAAACGGCTTGAATTGGGTAGCAGCTTTAAATAA
- a CDS encoding alpha/beta hydrolase, producing MVKRSLLIAGILGVSMFVKAQNIKYKDFVFTEVTQTNNLSYAPADTPRENKAHLFDLYQPKDDKSTGRPLIIWMHGGGFKFGSKEAKGIRLWSKTFAQRGYVCAAISYTLSKKFPIFNFDELKRSCYYAVLDAKQAVAYFKEHAKEYNIDPDRIILAGNSAGGMMALNAAYSTNAELAKFAGVTGNTATNKEPLKVAGVINLWGGIFNLDWLKNVRVPIVNIYGSNDGTVSPTHKDAPLYGGADVHDKAVALGIPNDRKIFEGYSHELQKHFNPVFSGGKETQQRWLEAGQFAADFMYKTLFK from the coding sequence ATGGTTAAACGTTCATTGTTAATTGCAGGAATATTAGGAGTTTCAATGTTTGTGAAAGCTCAAAATATAAAATATAAGGACTTTGTTTTTACAGAGGTAACACAAACAAATAACCTTAGTTATGCTCCGGCTGATACACCAAGGGAAAATAAAGCACATTTATTTGATCTGTATCAGCCTAAAGATGATAAATCAACGGGTAGGCCGCTGATCATCTGGATGCACGGAGGCGGCTTTAAATTCGGGTCAAAAGAGGCTAAAGGGATCAGGTTATGGAGTAAAACTTTTGCGCAGCGCGGATATGTATGTGCGGCCATTAGTTACACGCTGAGTAAAAAATTTCCGATCTTTAATTTTGATGAACTAAAACGGAGTTGTTACTATGCGGTATTGGATGCCAAGCAGGCAGTAGCTTATTTTAAGGAACATGCCAAAGAATATAACATAGACCCTGACAGGATCATCCTGGCGGGTAATTCGGCAGGTGGGATGATGGCGCTCAACGCTGCTTACAGCACGAATGCGGAACTGGCAAAATTTGCAGGTGTAACCGGTAATACCGCAACTAATAAAGAGCCGTTAAAGGTTGCGGGTGTAATAAACCTGTGGGGAGGTATTTTTAACCTTGATTGGCTAAAAAATGTACGGGTGCCAATTGTTAATATTTACGGCAGTAATGACGGCACCGTTTCACCAACACACAAAGATGCCCCTTTATATGGCGGCGCGGATGTTCATGATAAAGCGGTAGCGTTGGGGATACCTAATGACCGCAAGATTTTCGAAGGATATTCACATGAATTGCAAAAGCATTTTAATCCTGTTTTTTCAGGCGGTAAGGAAACACAGCAGCGCTGGCTGGAAGCCGGGCAGTTTGCAGCTGATTTTATGTATAAAACGCTATTTAAATAA
- a CDS encoding Hint domain-containing protein, translating into MINLNTSSRGSRLRLLALSGKIICYISDDKKTQLNTMRNLLLTISLFIITLTTKAQQATVNPRPLTLDEYNKALTYTVADLDKDTYVKFDNAYILDRYENRKPYFITGGDGLKKRIDLYKLIAKEGMQEIGLMVFYTSETGKKYQALVPDFTADAKVWAKYFQDIDDINKIEKNYILKLSYVLSKEMSFQQYKVLNNGKDLKEEAATYGNDICFPGDEEVTMSNGAKKMIKDVKSGDEVITVDPATNKSSVIKVKELTVHAAKNYAITELVLISAKEKNTATAININLNTKVLKATPNHPMLTKQGSFKIGEVTIGQRVLCLNEQNGKYETYTVLRKTEHAGGVQNVYNIEAAGGSTLVLNGVMVMQK; encoded by the coding sequence GTGATAAATCTTAATACCAGCAGTCGTGGCTCCCGTTTACGGCTGCTGGCATTATCCGGCAAGATCATTTGCTACATTTCAGATGACAAAAAAACACAACTCAATACCATGCGTAATTTATTACTTACAATTTCTTTATTTATAATTACTTTAACCACTAAAGCGCAGCAAGCTACTGTGAATCCACGCCCGCTTACACTGGACGAGTACAACAAAGCTTTAACTTACACTGTTGCCGACCTCGACAAGGACACCTATGTTAAGTTTGATAATGCTTACATCCTTGACAGGTATGAAAACCGCAAACCTTATTTTATAACCGGCGGCGATGGCCTTAAAAAACGCATAGACCTTTATAAGCTAATTGCGAAAGAGGGCATGCAGGAAATTGGCCTGATGGTGTTTTACACCAGCGAAACCGGTAAAAAGTACCAGGCCCTGGTGCCCGACTTTACAGCTGACGCAAAAGTATGGGCTAAATATTTCCAGGATATTGACGACATCAACAAGATTGAAAAGAACTATATCCTTAAACTATCCTACGTCCTGTCAAAAGAGATGAGCTTTCAGCAATACAAGGTTTTAAATAACGGAAAAGATCTTAAAGAAGAAGCCGCAACTTATGGTAACGACATTTGCTTCCCCGGCGATGAAGAGGTGACCATGAGCAACGGCGCAAAAAAAATGATCAAGGATGTAAAAAGCGGCGATGAAGTAATTACCGTTGACCCGGCAACAAACAAATCGTCCGTTATTAAAGTAAAAGAACTAACCGTACATGCGGCTAAGAACTATGCTATCACCGAACTGGTTCTGATCTCGGCAAAAGAAAAAAACACCGCAACGGCCATCAATATTAACCTGAATACCAAAGTGCTTAAAGCTACACCCAATCACCCAATGCTAACTAAACAAGGCAGTTTTAAAATTGGTGAAGTAACTATTGGCCAGCGGGTATTATGCCTTAACGAGCAGAACGGTAAATATGAAACCTACACCGTTTTAAGAAAAACGGAACATGCAGGCGGCGTGCAAAATGTTTATAACATTGAGGCAGCCGGCGGTAGCACCCTGGTACTTAACGGCGTTATGGTAATGCAGAAATAA